GATATGATTGCCCTGGGCAAACATCACGTTCTGTTCAATAACGCAAGTTCGGTCGGCGGACCGGAACCGTTTGACGAAACCATCGAAAACGATCCGTCGGTGCCTCTTCTTTTCGGCCTAGAGCCCAAACTGCCCAACGGCAATTTTCAGATCATGGATGGAGAAAATATCGGCAAAATCATTCCGATCAAAAAAACGATGGTACAGTTGGGCCGCCCGGGCCAAGGCATTGTCGTAGTCACCCGGAAAAAAGAAGGCTATTTCGTCTCCACGCTGGAAAACAAAGGTTCGCTGACCGTCAACGGCGAACCGATCGCAAACCGGATCGTCAAGTTGAGCAATAACGACATTCTGGGCATCAACGACAAGTCCCTGCAGTTTTTTCTGAGCTGAGAACGGGCTTTACCGAGGCTCTACAGTTCCGAGGCGATATCCAGTACCTCCGCCAGTGTGGCGACCGGATAGACAGTCAGCTCGTCGATCGGCTTTTTGGGCGCATTCGCTTTCGGTATGACCGCCTTTTTAAAACCGTGCTTGGCAGCGTCGTTGAGCCGGGCGTAACCGTTCGCGACCGGCCTGATCTCGCCGCTCAACCCTACCTCTCCGAAAAAAAACACGTCATGCGGGATGATTTTATCGCGCAAACTCGAAACGATCCCGATGATGATCGCCAGATCCGAACTGGTTTCGGTCACCTTGATGCCGCCGACCACATTCGCGTAAATTTCGTCGTTCGCGGTAAAGACCCCCCCATGACGGGCCAATACGGCGAGCAGCATCGCCAGCCGGTTTTGATCGAAGCCGACCGCAAGGCGACGGGGATTGCCGTACTGGCATTCGGTCACCAGCGCCTGAATTTCGACCAGCAAAGGCCTCGTCCCTTCCCACAGCACGGTCACCACGCTGCCCGAAGAGGGCTTTTCCGGCCGGTTCAGAAACATCGCCGAAGGATTCCTGACTTCCTTCAGGCCCGCGCTGTCCATGGCGAAAAAGCCGAGTTCCCCGACGCTGCCGAAGCGGTTTTTGTCCGCCCTCATCACGCGAAACCGGGCGTCATCGGTAGCGGCCAGAATCACCTGGCTATCGACGATATGGCTCAAGGTCATCGGCCCCGCCAGCGACTGATCCTTGGTCACATGGCCGACCAGAAACAGCGCGACGTTATTCTTTTTGGCATACTGGGTCAGATAACTTGCCGATTCACGCACCTGCGAAACGGAGCCGGGCGCCGATTCGGCCTGCTCGGTGTAAACGACCTGGATCGAATCGACCACCGCGACCTGCGGTTCGACCTCGTCCATGACATCGGCAATCCGCTGTACCGAGGTTTCGGCAAGCATCAAGATCTTGTCGGAGGGCAGCTTGAGCCGATGCGCCCGGTCGGCAATCTGACGCAGCGATTCTTCACCGGAAACATACAGAACCTTAATGCCCTGCTGCGCGATATGGGCGATGATTTGCAGCAAAATCGTACTCTTGCCCGCCCCCGGCGCGCCGCCGATCAGAACCACGCTGCCTTTGACCAGGCCGCCGCCGAGAACGCGGTCGAATTCCGACATGCCGGTCTGAATTCTTTCTTCGCGCGCCCAAACGACATCGGACAGCCATTGCACTTCGGACTTGCCGCCCGCATAGCCGTCCCGGCGTTTATGACGCTCCGCCGTAGCGCCGAGGCGCACTTCCTTGATCGTATTCCAGGCGCCGCAACCGGTGCATTGGCCGCCCCAGCGCGGAAAGTCGGCGCCGCACTCCGTGCAGACGAAGGCGGTTTTCTCTTTTTTGCTCATTCGGTCTGAAGCGCGCTGCGGCGCCTAAAAAATTCTATCGTCCTTGTCGACCAGGTTGGCCAACATACCCAAATCCTCGCGCAGCCGCCTTCGGGAACCGAGCTTACGCTGTACCGCTTCCGGCAATTCGGTAAAAGTAAACACGTTTTTGGCAATCAGCAGTTCGATCAAATCCTCTATCACCCGGATCATATCAGAATCGCTATCCGACAGCGAACGCCGGGTTTGTTCGGTAGGCGCGCAGGATAATAAAAACTGCTGAATCTGCGCATCATCACCGTCCAGCCACTCGGCCTCAGCTTCTGGCGGCGAATGATGCAAGCCAATGATTTCGCCCGCGCCGTTACGGCTGATGTAAGGCATGAGATTTCCTTAAAAAATTATTAATATGCTATTCTAATAAGTTATACAGAATGTGCAATAGCGCCGAATTAAAGAGACCTCCGCCATGGAAAAAGTCATAGCTCCTGCTTTTATTGCCCCAGCACGCCCTTCGCCGCAGCCGAGCGCCCGATTCGACGATCCGTTGTTGCTTTCGCTGCTGTCGATGTGTAAACTTCTGCATACGCCCCAGTCCGCCGATGCCTTGACGGCCGGCCTGCCGCTGGTCGACAACAAGCTGACGCTGCCGTTATTCATCCGGGCCGCCGAGCGGGCGGGACTTTCCGCCGGCTACGTCAAGCGCCCGCTGCAAAAGATCTCGAATCTGGTCCTGCCGGCCGTCCTATTGCTGAACGACGAAAAAACCTGCATTCTGCTCAGAAAGGAAAACGGCCGCTGTACTGTCCTTCTGCCCGAAACCGGCAGCGGGGAAAAAACGCTCACGGAAGACGAACTGGCCGCCGAATACAGCGGCGGCGCCATCTTCATACAACTCGCCCACCAATTCGACGACCGCACCGCCGATTCGATAACGCCGAAAATCAAACACTGGTTTTGGGACGTGATCTACAAGTCCTGGCCCATCTACAGCGAAGTAATGATCGCCACGCTGCTGATCAACCTGTTCGCGCTGGCCTCGCCGCTCTTTGTAATGAACGTCTACGACCGCGTCGTGCCGAACCATGCGGTCGAAACGCTATGGGTATTGGCGATCGGCGTCGCCATCGTGTTTACGTTCGACCTGATCATGAAGGCCCTGCGCGGTTATTTCATCGACGCCGCCGGCAAACGTTCGGATATCATCCTGTCCGCGACAATCTTCGAAAAAGTGCTCGGCATCCGGATGGAAGCCAAACCGGCCTCGGTGGGCACCTTTGCGAACAATCTGCACGAGTTCGAATCGTTCCGGGATTTCCTGACTTCAGCCACATTGACCGCGCTGATCGACCTGCCCTTCCTGTTTTTATTCCTCGGCATCATTGCCCTCATCGGCGGCAAACTGGCGCTGATACCATTACTGATCCTACCGTTGGCGATTCTCGGCGCGATCAGCGTCCAGCAGCCTTTGAAAAGAACCATTTCCGAACTGTTCAAGTTCTCGGCGCAAAAAAGCGCGACCTTGATCGAAGCGGTTTCCAGCCTCGAAGTTTTAAAAAGTACCGGTGCCGAAGGCCAGATGCAGCGGCAATGGGAACAAACGATCGGACAAATTTCCAGACTGGGCCTGAAATCGCGTCTTTATTCTTCGTTGGCAGTCAATCTGACGGCATTTTTACAACAACTGGCATCGGTTTTGATCGTCATCGCCGGGGTCTACCAAATCGCCGAAGGCGAACTGACCACGGGCGCCCTGATCGCCTGTACGCTGCTGACCGGCCGGGCTCTGGCGCCGATCTCGCAGATTGCCGCGCTGTTGACCCGCTACCATCAGGCGCGCGCTTCTCTGGACTCTTTAAACCATCTGATGTCGCTGCCGGTCGAGCGGGAAGCGGGCAAACAATTCCTGCACCGGTCGTCGTTCAGAGGCTCGGTCGAATTCAAAAACGTCTCGTTCAGCTATCCCGGACAGCCAGTCAAGGCGCTGGACAATGTTTCCTTCAAGATCAACGCCGGCGAGCGCGTCGCGATCATCGGCCGAATCGGCTCCGGCAAAAGCACGATCGAAAAACTGATGATGTCCTTCTATGAAGCGCAAGAAGGTGCCATTCTGATCGACGGAACCGACATGCGGCAGATCGACCCCGCCGAACTGCGCCGGCAGATCGGCTATGTGCCACAGGACATTACGCTGTTGTTCGGCAGCGTGAAGGACAATATCACGCTCGGCTCCCGCTACGCAGACGATAACGCGGTACTGACCGCCGCCGAAATTGCCGGCATAACCCAATTCACGAACCGGCATCCGGCCGGCTTCGACATGCCGGTCGGCGAGCGCGGCGCCGGCCTGTCGGGCGGGCAGCGCCAAAGCGTTGCGGTCGCCAGGGCCTTGCTGCTGGCTCCCCCCGTCTACATCATGGACGAACCGACCAATGCGATGGACAACAGTTCCGAAGAGGCCTTCAAGCAACGTTTCGCCGGACAACTCCATCATCGCACGCTGATACTGGTGACCCACCGCGCTTCCCTGCTGACCCTGGTCGACCGGCTGATTGTGATGGACGGCGGCCGCATCGTCGCCGACGGTCCGAAAGAACAAGTGCTCGAAGCGCTGAAGCAGGGACAAATCAAAGTCGCTTCATGAGCTTTAAGGCTTCAGCCATGCCATTAAACAAAGTAATCCGGCCATTCCACAATTCAGCCATTACGCCATGAACCTCCTGAAAAAAATCACCGAATTCAATGCCGAGCAACAGCAATTGTCCGAAGACAGGGATTTTGTTTCCGACATCAATGCGGTCAACCTCTATGGCGTCCCCGTCTATTCGCATCTGATACTGCTGCTGAGTTTCGCCTTCATCGTGATTGCACTGATCTGGGCCAGTTTTGCGACGCTGGACGAAGTGACCCGCGGTTCCGGAAAAATCATTCCTTCCAGCCATGTCCAGATCGTACAAAACCTGGAGGGCGGGATTCTGTCGAAAATTCTGATCGAGGAGGGCGACCAGGTCGTCAAGGGCCAGGAGTTATTGCAACTGGACGATGTCAGGTTCGCGTCTTCGTTTAAGGAAACCAAACTCAAATACTATGAACTGCTGGCCAACAATGCCCGATTGACCGCCGAGACTACGGATCAGCCGCTAGCCATTCCGCAGGAAGTGGTCGAGAATGCCCCCGAGCTTGCCGACCATGCCGAACAGCTTTACCGTTCCCGCCTGTCGGAGCTGGAGGCGTCCACCAGCGTACTGGCGCAGCAGGTGCGTCAAAAAGAGCAGGAATTGGTCGAATTGAAATCGAAGCAGGAGCAGCTTTCCCGCAGTTATCAACTGCTGCAGAAAGAAGTCCAAATGTCCGAGCCTTTGGTCGCCAACGGCGCTTTGTCCGAAGTCGAGATGCTCCGGCTGCGGCGCAGCGCCAACGACCTGCTTGGCGAGTTGAATTCCGCAAAGCTGGCGATTCCAAGAATTCAGGCCTATCTGAGCGAGAATAAAAACAAGCTGGCCGAAATGAAAATCCGCTTCCGAACCGAAGCATTAAAAGAACTGAACGAAACCAAGGCCGAGCTCGACAGAACGAAAGCGTCGACGCTCGCGCTGGAAGACAGGGTAACGCGGACGCGCATTCTCTCGCCGGTCAACGGCACGATCAAACAGCTTAAGATCAGCACAATCGGCGGAGTGATCCAGCCCGGCATGGACCTGCTCGAAATCGTCCCGATCGACGACACCCTGCTGGTCGAAGCGCAGATCCGGCCGGCCGACATCGCTTTTTTGCACCCCGGACAGGATGCGATGGTCAAGCTGACGGCTTACGACTTCTCCATTTACGGCGGCCTGAAAGCCAAACTGGAGCATATCAGCGCAGACACGATCATTAACGAGGAGGACAAAAAAAGCTATTACTTGATCCGCCTCAGAACCGATAAGAACTATCTGGAAAAAAACGGCGAAAAGCTGCATATCATTACCGGAATGAATGCGGATGTCGATATTCTGACCGGCAAAAAAACCGTTTTGGACTACCTGATGAAGCCGATTCTGAAGGCTAAACAGCATGCAATGAGGGAACGATAAAAGACAGGCTTCGTTTGGACTTTCCCTCTTTCAAATACCGACTCAAGGATCATCGGCAAGTGGCGAACATTTTAATTTCGGCAGCTAACCGGGACACGGCGGATCAATGGACTGCGCACCTTGCGGCCGAATACGGCGTTTCAATCGCAAACGGCCACCTGCCCTCGGCAGACTTCGTGCAGAAAGAACAGGCCGAAATGGCGATTGTGGACGGCGAACTACTCGCCGGTGAATCCTCCGCTCTTACCCCTCTCATCCGTATAGGCTTAAAAATCCTGGTTATCGGCAAAAACTGGCCCGCAGAGAAGCAAATCGATTTACTGATCGCCGGCTGCTACGGCTATTGTGAACGCGACGCCGTCGCGGAAGTGTTGCCGAAAGCCGTCAGCAGTGTCATAAAAGGTGACATCTGGATTCCCCGGCAACTGATTTCCAAAGTCATCGGCATGCTGGCTACATTGAGTTCACGTGGAAATCAGGCCAATACCCGTTACCGCAATAAAAAAAAGAATCTGGACCTTCTGACGCAGCGGGAAACAGATGTCGTCAAAATGCTGGGCGAAGGACTGAGCAACAAGTCGATCGCCTCCATGCTGAATATTTCCGAACGCACGGTCAAAGCGCACTTGACTTCGATATTTCAAAAGCTTGAGGTTGAGGATAGGCTACAGCTCGCCTTATTATTAAAAGATAATAATTGACCCTTAAAGTAAAATTATATTAAGATTAATTGAACTTCAAGTATAAATATTAATTATACATTTTAACATATTGAGTTTATTAATAAATTGAGGCATCTCTTATGAGGTTGAATATCGGCACTGCCATATTGGCTGGCTTAATGTCCGCAAATGTAACGGCGGAAACCTTACAGGAAGCAGTACGGAAAACAATTAAGGAAAACCCTGATTTGCAAAGTTTCAAGGATGCCCGGCTGGCGGCAGAAGAACAAATCGCCCAGGCCCGCGCTTCGTTTTTTCCGACCATCGACCTGCAAGGCGGCTACGGCTTCGAACAACCCGACAACGCGTAACCGAGCGGTCACTTCGATCAACCAGACGGTAAAACCCGTCGGCAGCAACAAGCTCGGCACCGTGGTTTACGACCGGGCCGAATCCTCGATTCAGCTCCGGCAAATGCTGTTCGACGGTCTGGCGACGCCGAATGAAGTCAGCCGGACCAAAGCCGCCACCAACGCACGCGCCTTCCTGGTGTATAGTCAATCGGAATACCGCGCACTGGAAGCGGTGCAGGCCTATCTGGACGTTTTACGCGCGGAAGAACAGTTACAGGTTGCCAAAGAGAACTTCGAGGCCCACCTCAGCACCAACGATCAAATCACGATGCGCAGCCAGCAAGGGGTCGGCAAAAGAGCCGATATCAACCAGTCGACCGCCCGGGTTTCGAGAGCCGAAAGCAATCTGCGTAGCGCGGAAGGGAATTTGACCGACGCCAAAACCCGCTATTTGAAAGTCGTCGGCGCTTTGCCCGGCAAGCTTGAAACGCCTGCCGGTCCTGACGGCAAGCTCCCCAAAAACATCGATGAAGCCGTCGAAGTGGCCGTTGCGAGCCACCCACAGTTGAAATCGGCCAATGCCGACATCGAGGAAGCGCATTATCAACACGAAACCGCCGCCGCGCCGTTCATGCCGCGCGTCGATTTCGAATCCGGCGCCACTTTCAACAACAACCTCGACGGCATTCCCGGCAAGAACGAAGACGTCACTGCCATGGTCCGCGTCCGCTACAACATCCTGAACGGCGGCAAGGACCTAGCCCGCAGGCGGGAAACGGCGCATCAAATCTCCCAGGCCAAGGACATCCGGGACAACACTTATCGCGAGGTCGTACAGAACATGCGCGAATCCTGGGTGGCCTACGTAACGCGCCAAAGCCAGTTGGAATTGAACAAGCAATACTGGGAAAACAGCATCAAGGCGAGAGAAGCCTACCAAAACCAGTTCAATATCGGCCAACGCACCTTGCTGGACTTGCTCGATACTACGAACGAAATGTTCATTGCCCAAAGCAACTACATCGATTCCAAATACGAGGAGCTTTTCGCGGCTTACCGGATTCTGGCCGCCGAGGCGAGTTTGAACAATTATCTGGGCGTTGCGCTGCCGGAAGAATCCAAACTGCTGGAAAACTGATCTAAAAAAGGCTCCCTTAGGGAGCCTTTTTCATTATGCCGGCTTCATCGACGTGCCCGGCTCTGCCTGATCGCCCAGGCAACGTCCGCCGCCTGCCGGTTTTCCTTCACGTCATGCACGCGGAACAGCTTGACGCCTGCCATCACACCCAGCGCGGTCGTGACTGCGGTCGCGGTCACCAGCTCGGCCGGCTCCCGAACATTGCACAACGAGCCCATGAAACGCTTGCGGCTCGTCCCCAGCAGTACCGGATAGCCGAGTTCGACGAACGCATCCAGATGCGCCAACAGATCGAGATTATCCCGTTTGCGCTTACCGAAACCGATGCCGGGATCGAGGATAATCCGCTCCCTTTTGATACCGGCCTGCAAAGCCGCCTCGACGCGCCCCTGCAAAATCGACCTGACTTCGCCGACCACATCGTCATAATACGGATTGTCCTGCATCGTTTTCGGCGTTCCCTGGCTGTGCATCAGCACGATCTGCGCATCCCGGCGCGCCGCCAGCGTCAGGATGCCGGGGTCGCCGGTGCCGCCCGAAACGTCGTTGATCATATCGGCTCCCGCCTGCAAGGCCGCCTCGGCGACTTCGGACGACGTCGTATCGATACTGATCGACAAACCGGGCAATCGGCCTCTGACCGCCTCGATCACCGGTACGACCCGACGGATTTGTTCCGCGACCGGCACCGGATCGGCTCCCGGCCGGGTCGATTCGCCGCCGATATCGACGATATCCGCGCCGTCGACCGACATCCGCTCGGCCTGCAGCATCGCCGCGTCGACCGTGGCATATTTTCCGCCGTCGGAAAAACTATCCGGCGTCACGTTCAAGATTCCCATGATCAGCGGCTTTTCGAAAGACCCCAACAAAATCCAACCCCCCTCTGTACGAACTGCGGCCAAACCTTCGAGTATAATACCCAGACCTTATACAGCCCAAATAAATAATTGATGGATAAACCG
The genomic region above belongs to Methylomicrobium agile and contains:
- the folP gene encoding dihydropteroate synthase; translated protein: MGILNVTPDSFSDGGKYATVDAAMLQAERMSVDGADIVDIGGESTRPGADPVPVAEQIRRVVPVIEAVRGRLPGLSISIDTTSSEVAEAALQAGADMINDVSGGTGDPGILTLAARRDAQIVLMHSQGTPKTMQDNPYYDDVVGEVRSILQGRVEAALQAGIKRERIILDPGIGFGKRKRDNLDLLAHLDAFVELGYPVLLGTSRKRFMGSLCNVREPAELVTATAVTTALGVMAGVKLFRVHDVKENRQAADVAWAIRQSRARR
- the radA gene encoding DNA repair protein RadA, coding for MSKKEKTAFVCTECGADFPRWGGQCTGCGAWNTIKEVRLGATAERHKRRDGYAGGKSEVQWLSDVVWAREERIQTGMSEFDRVLGGGLVKGSVVLIGGAPGAGKSTILLQIIAHIAQQGIKVLYVSGEESLRQIADRAHRLKLPSDKILMLAETSVQRIADVMDEVEPQVAVVDSIQVVYTEQAESAPGSVSQVRESASYLTQYAKKNNVALFLVGHVTKDQSLAGPMTLSHIVDSQVILAATDDARFRVMRADKNRFGSVGELGFFAMDSAGLKEVRNPSAMFLNRPEKPSSGSVVTVLWEGTRPLLVEIQALVTECQYGNPRRLAVGFDQNRLAMLLAVLARHGGVFTANDEIYANVVGGIKVTETSSDLAIIIGIVSSLRDKIIPHDVFFFGEVGLSGEIRPVANGYARLNDAAKHGFKKAVIPKANAPKKPIDELTVYPVATLAEVLDIASEL
- a CDS encoding type I secretion system permease/ATPase; protein product: MEKVIAPAFIAPARPSPQPSARFDDPLLLSLLSMCKLLHTPQSADALTAGLPLVDNKLTLPLFIRAAERAGLSAGYVKRPLQKISNLVLPAVLLLNDEKTCILLRKENGRCTVLLPETGSGEKTLTEDELAAEYSGGAIFIQLAHQFDDRTADSITPKIKHWFWDVIYKSWPIYSEVMIATLLINLFALASPLFVMNVYDRVVPNHAVETLWVLAIGVAIVFTFDLIMKALRGYFIDAAGKRSDIILSATIFEKVLGIRMEAKPASVGTFANNLHEFESFRDFLTSATLTALIDLPFLFLFLGIIALIGGKLALIPLLILPLAILGAISVQQPLKRTISELFKFSAQKSATLIEAVSSLEVLKSTGAEGQMQRQWEQTIGQISRLGLKSRLYSSLAVNLTAFLQQLASVLIVIAGVYQIAEGELTTGALIACTLLTGRALAPISQIAALLTRYHQARASLDSLNHLMSLPVEREAGKQFLHRSSFRGSVEFKNVSFSYPGQPVKALDNVSFKINAGERVAIIGRIGSGKSTIEKLMMSFYEAQEGAILIDGTDMRQIDPAELRRQIGYVPQDITLLFGSVKDNITLGSRYADDNAVLTAAEIAGITQFTNRHPAGFDMPVGERGAGLSGGQRQSVAVARALLLAPPVYIMDEPTNAMDNSSEEAFKQRFAGQLHHRTLILVTHRASLLTLVDRLIVMDGGRIVADGPKEQVLEALKQGQIKVAS
- a CDS encoding TolC family outer membrane protein; this encodes MVYDRAESSIQLRQMLFDGLATPNEVSRTKAATNARAFLVYSQSEYRALEAVQAYLDVLRAEEQLQVAKENFEAHLSTNDQITMRSQQGVGKRADINQSTARVSRAESNLRSAEGNLTDAKTRYLKVVGALPGKLETPAGPDGKLPKNIDEAVEVAVASHPQLKSANADIEEAHYQHETAAAPFMPRVDFESGATFNNNLDGIPGKNEDVTAMVRVRYNILNGGKDLARRRETAHQISQAKDIRDNTYREVVQNMRESWVAYVTRQSQLELNKQYWENSIKAREAYQNQFNIGQRTLLDLLDTTNEMFIAQSNYIDSKYEELFAAYRILAAEASLNNYLGVALPEESKLLEN
- a CDS encoding HlyD family type I secretion periplasmic adaptor subunit gives rise to the protein MNLLKKITEFNAEQQQLSEDRDFVSDINAVNLYGVPVYSHLILLLSFAFIVIALIWASFATLDEVTRGSGKIIPSSHVQIVQNLEGGILSKILIEEGDQVVKGQELLQLDDVRFASSFKETKLKYYELLANNARLTAETTDQPLAIPQEVVENAPELADHAEQLYRSRLSELEASTSVLAQQVRQKEQELVELKSKQEQLSRSYQLLQKEVQMSEPLVANGALSEVEMLRLRRSANDLLGELNSAKLAIPRIQAYLSENKNKLAEMKIRFRTEALKELNETKAELDRTKASTLALEDRVTRTRILSPVNGTIKQLKISTIGGVIQPGMDLLEIVPIDDTLLVEAQIRPADIAFLHPGQDAMVKLTAYDFSIYGGLKAKLEHISADTIINEEDKKSYYLIRLRTDKNYLEKNGEKLHIITGMNADVDILTGKKTVLDYLMKPILKAKQHAMRER
- a CDS encoding FHA domain-containing protein, producing the protein MPKLTVYFKDKEIESFALDEGKVRIGRDETNEIIINSLAIAPVHAVIAFSKGVATIRALQDEFPITVNGGKTKEAILNENDMIALGKHHVLFNNASSVGGPEPFDETIENDPSVPLLFGLEPKLPNGNFQIMDGENIGKIIPIKKTMVQLGRPGQGIVVVTRKKEGYFVSTLENKGSLTVNGEPIANRIVKLSNNDILGINDKSLQFFLS
- a CDS encoding response regulator transcription factor, encoding MQKEQAEMAIVDGELLAGESSALTPLIRIGLKILVIGKNWPAEKQIDLLIAGCYGYCERDAVAEVLPKAVSSVIKGDIWIPRQLISKVIGMLATLSSRGNQANTRYRNKKKNLDLLTQRETDVVKMLGEGLSNKSIASMLNISERTVKAHLTSIFQKLEVEDRLQLALLLKDNN
- a CDS encoding TolC family protein, translating into MQSFKDARLAAEEQIAQARASFFPTIDLQGGYGFEQPDNA